Proteins encoded within one genomic window of Hevea brasiliensis isolate MT/VB/25A 57/8 chromosome 8, ASM3005281v1, whole genome shotgun sequence:
- the LOC110651742 gene encoding scopoletin glucosyltransferase-like, producing the protein MDSEKRHELHVFFFPFMAQGHIIPLIDMAKLFASRGLKVSIITTPVNAPVLCKSIERNILMGHKIDILIIQFPCVEAGLPEGCEQLDLVTSPEMGINFFKATTMLVQPLEELLKEYRPNCLVADTFFPWSTGIASKLGIPRIVFSGTCFFSSCASQCMRLYQPYKKVSSDTDPFIIPNFPGQIKLTRKQLPDFVKEETSFAEFYEQVKEAELKSFGVLVNSFYELEPTYAYHFRKVLGAKAWHIGPIFLCNSNIEDKAKRGKEASIDENQCLKWLDSKKHNSVVYICFGSIAKFPASQLLEIAMALEDSGQQFIWVVRKNKNDVRDNEVWLPEGFEERIEGKGLIIRGWAPQVLILEHEAVGGFVTHCGWNSTLEAISAGVPMVTWPVSAEQFYNEKLVTQVLGIGVAVGAQEWARVVDDSVKKEAIKKAVTHLMASEEAEEMRFRAKKLGEMARKAIEVNGSSHSDFNSLIEELRGKGM; encoded by the coding sequence ATGGACAGTGAAAAAAGACATGAGCTTCATGTTTTCTTCTTCCCATTCATGGCTCAAGGCCATATCATTCCCCTCATAGACATGGCCAAACTATTTGCTTCGCGAGGCCTGAAGGTAAGCATAATCACCACACCTGTCAACGCCCCAGTTTTATGCAAATCAATAGAGAGAAATATACTTATGGGTCACAAAATTGACATTCTAATCATCCAATTCCCTTGTGTGGAGGCTGGATTACCAGAAGGATGTGAGCAATTGGACTTGGTTACATCACCTGAAATGGGGATAAATTTCTTCAAGGCCACCACCATGCTTGTTCAACCACTCGAAGAGCTGTTGAAAGAGTATCGTCCCAATTGTCTAGTTGCAGATACTTTCTTTCCATGGTCAACTGGAATTGCATCCAAGTTAGGAATTCCTAGAATTGTTTTCTCTGGAACTTGTTTCTTCTCTTCATGTGCTTCACAGTGTATGAGATTGTATCAGCCTTACAAAAAGGTATCATCTGATACAGATCCTTTCATCATCCCCAATTTTCCAGGCCAGATCAAGTTGACAAGAAAGCAACTACCAGACTTTGTGAAAGAAGAAACTAGCTTCGCCGAATTCTATGAGCAAGTGAAAGAAGCAGAGCTTAAAAGTTTTGGGGTTCTTGTCAACAGCTTCTATGAGCTCGAGCCCACTTATGCTTATCATTTCAGGAAAGTCTTGGGAGCAAAGGCATGGCATATTGGCCCAATTTTCCTATGCAACAGTAACATTGAAGATAAGGCAAAGAGAGGAAAAGAAGCTTCAATAGATGAAAATCAGTGTTTGAAGTGGCTCGATTCAAAGAAACACAACTCGGTTGTTTATATATGCTTTGGAAGTATTGCGAAATTTCCTGCTTCACAACTTCTTGAGATTGCAATGGCTCTTGAAGATTCCGGACAGCAATTCATCTGGGTAGTGAGGAAAAACAAGAATGATGTGCGGGATAACGAAGTGTGGTTGCCTGAAGGATTTGAGGAGAGAATTGAAGGCAAAGGACTAATCATACGAGGGTGGGCACCGCAAGTATTGATTCTTGAACACGAAGCAGTAGGAGGGTTTGTGACTCACTGTGGATGGAACTCTACACTTGAAGCAATTTCTGCAGGAGTTCCAATGGTAACATGGCCAGTATCTGCAGAGCAGTTTTATAACGAAAAGTTGGTGACACAGGTTCTAGGAATTGGGGTTGCCGTGGGTGCACAAGAGTGGGCAAGAGTAGTAGATGATAGTGTGAAGAAAGAGGCCATAAAGAAGGCAGTGACACATCTTATGGCCAGTGAAGAAGCAGAGGAAATGAGATTCAGAGCA